A single genomic interval of Nostoc commune NIES-4072 harbors:
- a CDS encoding DUF4351 domain-containing protein, which yields MTRFIHDKFAKDYLEELLKDYGEVKASEKVSGEIKEIDVLFTPAKQQNSNIQILGLLGRFAQQPAIIEPYRNPASTDEICDCILKLLEIKALLRRETKANKTKLQDSEIPKLWVLTPTISETRLSSFGTMQKAGWLSGVHFLPDALRTAIVAIHQLPQTPETLWLRLLGRGSVQSQAIIELQALPLDHPYQKATLELVYNLRENLRVNQELEADDRELIMRLEPLYQRDREQAIQSGEQRLVLRLLNRRIGEIDSSLIEQIKSLSIEQLENLGEALLDFSNVADLETWLNQQSI from the coding sequence ATGACCAGGTTTATCCATGATAAATTCGCCAAAGACTATCTAGAAGAACTACTAAAAGATTACGGTGAAGTGAAGGCATCAGAAAAAGTCTCAGGAGAAATTAAAGAAATAGATGTTTTATTCACTCCTGCCAAACAACAAAACTCTAATATACAAATACTAGGTTTATTAGGAAGATTTGCCCAACAGCCTGCAATTATAGAACCATACCGCAATCCAGCTTCCACCGATGAAATCTGCGACTGTATTCTCAAACTATTAGAAATAAAGGCTCTCCTGCGACGAGAAACTAAAGCCAATAAAACCAAACTTCAGGACTCCGAAATTCCCAAATTGTGGGTTCTCACACCAACCATATCTGAAACTAGATTGTCTAGCTTTGGAACTATGCAAAAAGCAGGCTGGTTATCAGGAGTGCATTTTTTGCCAGATGCCTTGCGAACAGCAATTGTAGCAATACACCAACTACCCCAAACACCGGAAACTTTATGGTTAAGGCTTTTAGGAAGGGGAAGCGTGCAGTCACAAGCGATTATCGAGTTGCAAGCGTTACCATTAGATCATCCATACCAAAAAGCAACTCTTGAATTAGTTTACAACTTGCGCGAAAACTTGAGAGTAAACCAAGAATTAGAAGCAGATGATAGGGAGTTAATTATGCGATTAGAACCACTTTATCAAAGAGACAGAGAACAAGCTATACAGTCAGGAGAACAACGTCTAGTTCTACGCTTACTCAATCGCCGTATTGGTGAGATTGATTCGTCATTAATTGAGCAAATTAAAAGTTTATCGATTGAACAATTAGAGAATTTAGGAGAGGCATTGCTAGATTTCTCTAATGTTGCTGATTTAGAAACTTGGTTAAACCAACAATCAATCTAA
- a CDS encoding GUN4 domain-containing protein, with amino-acid sequence MNQQQFEFDVFLAHNSQDKPKVKIIANKLKQRGLKPWLDEEQMYGGDTPYREIQTALYKSKSVVFFLGLSGSGKWQGNLELPITVDLVIQSNLRLIPVLLPGVKEIPPLPDYGFLRTKLWINFETIDDINAQENLYKSIRRNVKNEIKQVETDNLDSEKGINYTRLRDLLAEAAKNDLLAAKNWEEADKETYRVMIQAVGKEEGDYFTSYELLNFPCTDLRTIDHLWVRHSNKHFGFSVQKEIYLSVGGKADGKYDEKAWEKFGDRVGWRGEIIGFKKGISYTEVTFNISSPRGHLPSAGGSMGLFCLKGWLGGWVTVWSLFSHRDLLAVDISYRTGDI; translated from the coding sequence ATGAATCAACAGCAATTTGAATTTGATGTTTTCCTAGCTCACAATAGTCAGGATAAACCAAAAGTTAAAATTATCGCTAATAAACTAAAGCAGCGTGGACTAAAACCGTGGTTAGATGAGGAGCAAATGTATGGAGGAGATACGCCGTACAGAGAAATTCAAACAGCGCTTTACAAGTCTAAATCTGTAGTCTTTTTTCTTGGTTTATCTGGGTCAGGAAAATGGCAGGGAAATTTAGAATTACCCATAACCGTGGACTTAGTTATACAATCAAATCTTAGATTAATTCCTGTCTTGTTACCAGGTGTCAAAGAAATACCACCATTACCGGATTATGGTTTTCTCAGAACAAAATTATGGATAAATTTTGAAACAATTGATGATATAAATGCACAAGAAAATCTATACAAGAGCATTCGTAGAAACGTAAAAAATGAAATAAAACAAGTAGAAACAGATAACCTGGACTCAGAAAAAGGCATAAACTACACCAGACTGAGAGACTTACTAGCAGAAGCAGCAAAAAACGACCTACTCGCAGCAAAAAACTGGGAGGAAGCCGACAAAGAAACCTATCGGGTGATGATTCAGGCTGTAGGTAAAGAAGAAGGCGACTACTTCACCTCATACGAACTCTTAAATTTTCCTTGCACTGACTTACGCACAATTGACCACTTATGGGTAAGACACAGCAATAAACACTTTGGCTTCAGCGTCCAGAAGGAAATTTACTTGAGCGTTGGCGGTAAAGCTGACGGCAAGTATGATGAAAAAGCCTGGGAGAAATTTGGCGATCGCGTAGGATGGAGAGGAGAAATAATAGGATTTAAAAAAGGGATATCATACACCGAAGTTACTTTTAATATCTCATCTCCTAGAGGACACCTCCCGTCTGCCGGGGGTTCTATGGGGCTGTTTTGTTTAAAGGGGTGGTTGGGTGGTTGGGTAACTGTATGGTCTCTTTTCTCGCATCGAGACTTGCTTGCTGTCGATATTTCTTACAGAACTGGCGATATCTAG
- a CDS encoding type II toxin-antitoxin system RelE/ParE family toxin produces MEVQPKEIRNYLRFDGIDIFSEWFDSLRDRKAKAKIRARLDRVEDGNLGDCKSVGDGVFELRIDYSSGYRIYFGQEGSTIIILLCGGDKSTQDKDIAKAKEYWEDYRSRDDA; encoded by the coding sequence ATGGAAGTTCAACCAAAAGAAATCAGGAATTATTTAAGATTTGATGGTATAGATATTTTTTCTGAGTGGTTTGACTCTCTGCGGGATAGAAAAGCAAAGGCTAAAATCAGAGCAAGGCTTGACCGAGTAGAGGATGGTAATTTAGGTGATTGTAAATCAGTTGGTGATGGTGTTTTTGAACTCAGAATAGACTATAGTTCTGGCTACCGCATATACTTTGGGCAGGAAGGGTCAACAATTATTATTCTTTTGTGTGGTGGCGATAAAAGCACTCAAGATAAAGATATTGCTAAAGCCAAAGAATATTGGGAAGACTACAGGAGTAGAGATGATGCGTAA
- a CDS encoding helix-turn-helix domain-containing transcriptional regulator, which translates to MRKSTSYHEKLIQDIQDPLEAAAYIEVVLEEGDPKMLSKALKNIIEAQGGIDQFSTQVKELYNQLDQMLSEKGEIEFYNLNSLLDALGLQLAVTVKS; encoded by the coding sequence ATGCGTAAAAGTACAAGCTATCATGAAAAACTGATTCAAGACATTCAAGATCCCCTAGAAGCAGCAGCTTATATTGAAGTTGTTTTAGAAGAAGGCGACCCGAAAATGTTAAGTAAGGCACTAAAAAATATCATAGAAGCGCAGGGGGGAATTGATCAATTTTCTACACAAGTAAAAGAACTTTACAATCAACTTGACCAAATGCTATCAGAGAAAGGCGAAATTGAATTTTATAATTTAAATTCTTTGTTGGATGCTTTGGGGTTACAGTTAGCAGTAACAGTGAAGTCTTAA
- a CDS encoding Uma2 family endonuclease produces MSVAQELEPGEDIIFPPGDIYSDEPPLESDLHLRQIILLLQCLELWWQNRNDFYAAGNLTIYYSQRQLKSEEFRGPDFFVVLGCEKKPRKSWVIWQEDGKYPNIIVELLSYSTKATDKGLKKQIYQDIFRTPEYFWFDPNNLEFVGFHLVDAHYQPIEANSQGWLWSQQLDLYLGVQDNQLRYFTAQGQLVPTPQELAEQEKQRAEQEKQRAERLAAKLRELNIDPDDL; encoded by the coding sequence ATGTCAGTTGCCCAAGAATTAGAACCAGGAGAAGATATAATATTTCCGCCAGGAGATATCTACAGTGACGAACCACCATTGGAAAGCGATTTACATCTACGCCAAATTATTCTGTTATTACAATGCTTAGAATTGTGGTGGCAAAATCGCAATGACTTTTATGCGGCAGGAAATTTGACAATTTACTATAGCCAACGTCAACTTAAATCAGAAGAATTTCGCGGCCCAGACTTTTTTGTTGTGCTAGGATGCGAAAAGAAACCGCGCAAAAGTTGGGTGATTTGGCAAGAAGACGGTAAATATCCCAATATCATTGTCGAGTTGCTTTCGTATTCTACAAAAGCCACAGACAAAGGTTTAAAAAAACAAATCTATCAAGATATCTTTCGCACCCCAGAGTATTTTTGGTTTGACCCCAATAATTTGGAATTTGTAGGGTTTCATTTAGTAGACGCTCATTACCAACCAATAGAAGCAAATTCCCAAGGTTGGTTATGGAGTCAGCAGTTAGATTTATATCTGGGTGTGCAAGACAATCAATTACGCTATTTTACAGCACAAGGGCAGTTAGTGCCGACACCGCAAGAATTGGCAGAACAGGAAAAGCAACGCGCAGAACAGGAAAAGCAACGTGCAGAACGCCTAGCTGCTAAGTTGCGAGAATTAAATATTGACCCTGATGATCTATAA
- a CDS encoding 2Fe-2S iron-sulfur cluster-binding protein has protein sequence MPKTYTVEIDHQGKIHTLQVPENETILSVADAAGLELPSSCNAGVCTTCAGQISEGTVDQTDGMGVSPDLQKQGYVLLCIAKPLSDLKIQTEKEDILYQLQFGKGK, from the coding sequence ATGCCCAAAACTTACACCGTAGAAATTGATCACCAAGGCAAAATTCATACCTTGCAAGTTCCTGAAAATGAAACGATCTTATCAGTTGCCGATGCTGCTGGTTTAGAACTGCCTAGTTCTTGCAATGCAGGTGTTTGCACAACTTGCGCCGGTCAAATAAGCGAGGGAACTGTGGATCAAACTGATGGTATGGGCGTTAGTCCAGATTTGCAAAAACAAGGTTACGTATTGCTTTGTATTGCCAAACCCCTTTCTGATTTGAAAATTCAGACGGAAAAAGAAGATATACTTTATCAGTTACAATTTGGCAAAGGCAAATAA
- a CDS encoding glycosyltransferase family 39 protein: MRFFFVIVLVLGIFFRFTHLDNKVYWYDEAITSLRASGYTEEDVAQHFFAKSVVSVTELQRYQHPDGTKSVIDVVESLAKEDAQHPPLYYVLANFWFHSIGSSVALARLLPALLSLLVFPCTYWLCQELFVERGIFASNLPTWLTIGLIAVSPFHVLYSQESREYSLWTVTTLLSTAALLRAIRLKNRISWGIYALTLVINLYTFLLSGLVAIAHGIYVIIIYGFRYLNILKSYLIASLLGFIVFLPWAWFVIINQSQVKKTLNWVFISVIKNSELRDIWIQHIGRLFFDVNQEPWDFHVHQVLLVLLVCAFYCLCRQTPISVWLLIILLAGVSTIPLILSDFIFGGMRSAIARYLIPSFLGVQLAITYLLGRNLANPSLKFWHQKFWQLFLVILVSGSIFSCAVNAQATACCNKGLNGENITIAKIINQTTHPLLISDAEVGYLLSLSHSLNPNVQILLQPSKTFKVYLPTVEELKQFSDVFVYRNNPSQVWLEELAKQQNYKFEPVVFGFAKRSQDRPVLWRVTSILKKLEQQS; encoded by the coding sequence GTGCGTTTTTTCTTCGTTATTGTGCTAGTATTGGGCATATTTTTCCGTTTTACTCACCTTGACAATAAAGTGTACTGGTATGATGAGGCCATCACATCTCTGCGAGCTTCTGGTTATACCGAAGAAGATGTTGCTCAACACTTTTTTGCAAAGTCAGTAGTTAGTGTAACGGAACTCCAGCGATATCAGCACCCTGATGGAACAAAAAGTGTTATTGATGTAGTCGAAAGCCTAGCCAAGGAAGATGCACAGCATCCGCCATTATATTACGTTTTGGCAAATTTTTGGTTCCATAGTATTGGTAGTTCAGTAGCATTAGCTAGGTTGTTACCTGCACTTCTTAGTTTGCTAGTATTCCCATGCACTTATTGGTTGTGTCAAGAGCTATTTGTTGAAAGAGGTATTTTCGCTTCAAACTTACCTACATGGTTAACAATAGGTTTAATTGCTGTCTCACCATTTCATGTGCTTTACTCTCAGGAGTCGAGAGAATACAGCCTATGGACTGTAACTACTTTACTTTCAACCGCAGCTTTACTGCGGGCAATACGACTAAAAAATAGAATTAGCTGGGGTATTTATGCACTTACTTTAGTAATAAACCTTTATACATTTCTTTTAAGTGGATTGGTGGCGATCGCTCATGGTATTTATGTCATTATTATCTATGGGTTTCGTTATCTAAATATTCTTAAAAGTTACCTTATAGCATCTTTGCTAGGTTTTATAGTTTTTCTTCCTTGGGCTTGGTTTGTGATTATTAATCAATCTCAAGTCAAGAAAACTCTCAATTGGGTATTTATTTCTGTTATTAAAAACTCAGAACTAAGGGATATCTGGATTCAGCACATTGGTCGGCTCTTTTTCGATGTTAATCAAGAACCTTGGGATTTTCATGTACATCAAGTGTTGTTAGTCTTGCTAGTATGTGCTTTTTATTGCCTCTGTCGTCAAACACCCATATCAGTTTGGTTATTGATTATCCTTCTGGCTGGCGTTAGCACAATACCTTTAATATTATCAGATTTTATTTTCGGAGGAATGCGCTCGGCAATAGCACGATACCTAATTCCTAGTTTCTTAGGAGTGCAATTAGCTATTACTTACTTGCTAGGAAGAAATTTAGCTAATCCTTCGTTAAAATTTTGGCATCAAAAGTTTTGGCAATTATTCTTAGTTATCCTAGTTTCGGGAAGTATTTTTTCCTGTGCTGTCAATGCTCAAGCAACAGCTTGCTGTAACAAAGGGCTGAATGGGGAAAATATCACTATTGCAAAAATTATTAATCAGACAACTCATCCTCTTTTAATTAGCGATGCAGAAGTGGGTTATCTTTTATCTTTAAGCCATTCCCTTAACCCAAATGTACAAATTCTCCTTCAACCTTCTAAGACATTTAAAGTTTATCTGCCAACAGTAGAAGAATTAAAGCAGTTTAGCGATGTTTTTGTATACCGCAATAATCCTAGTCAGGTCTGGCTTGAAGAATTAGCAAAACAGCAAAATTATAAATTTGAACCTGTTGTATTTGGATTTGCTAAACGGTCACAAGACCGACCTGTGCTTTGGAGAGTTACTTCGATTTTAAAAAAATTAGAGCAGCAAAGCTAG
- a CDS encoding DUF3326 domain-containing protein, translating into MQRPYTAILIVPTGVGAAIGGYAGDALPVAKVIAQICDRLITHPNVLNGASLYWNLPNAFYVEGYGLDKFASGCWGLRPVRSNKVGLLLDQAIEPELRLRHIQAADAVRATLGLTLTDYVITDAPLNVELRSTESGASWGTIGNPDSLLRAAEILIKKAGAEAIAVVARFPDDMDEEAVQKYRQGEGVDSLAGAEAVISHLLVRTFQIPCAHSPALLSEPPQPDLSPRSAAEELGYTFLPCVLVGLSRAPQFIVERGAIESQQADIWVNEVDAAIVPANACGSSALLSLSQKQCQIITVEENKTLIKVPPQPLGIKSIQVNSYLEAVGVLVAHKAGINPDALRPKLLPLQPVIKS; encoded by the coding sequence ATGCAACGTCCGTATACCGCTATCTTAATCGTACCAACTGGCGTTGGGGCTGCCATTGGCGGTTATGCAGGAGATGCTTTACCTGTTGCCAAAGTTATAGCACAGATTTGCGATCGCCTAATTACTCACCCCAATGTCTTGAATGGCGCAAGTTTATACTGGAATCTCCCCAATGCTTTCTATGTTGAAGGTTACGGGCTTGACAAATTTGCTTCTGGATGCTGGGGTTTGCGTCCAGTCCGCAGTAACAAAGTAGGTTTGCTTTTAGACCAAGCCATTGAGCCAGAGTTACGGCTACGACATATACAAGCAGCCGATGCAGTCAGAGCAACTCTGGGATTAACTTTAACAGATTATGTAATTACAGATGCTCCATTAAATGTAGAATTACGGTCTACAGAATCGGGAGCTAGTTGGGGAACAATTGGCAACCCAGATAGTTTATTACGAGCAGCTGAGATATTAATTAAAAAAGCGGGGGCAGAAGCGATCGCAGTTGTAGCCCGTTTCCCCGATGATATGGATGAGGAGGCAGTACAGAAATATCGCCAAGGTGAAGGGGTTGATTCTTTAGCGGGTGCAGAAGCGGTAATTAGCCATTTGCTAGTGCGAACCTTTCAAATTCCTTGCGCCCATTCTCCCGCCCTTTTGAGCGAACCTCCACAACCTGATTTATCTCCCCGTTCCGCCGCCGAAGAATTGGGCTATACCTTTTTGCCGTGCGTCCTTGTCGGATTAAGCCGTGCGCCACAATTTATAGTAGAGAGAGGAGCAATCGAATCGCAGCAAGCAGATATTTGGGTAAATGAAGTAGATGCTGCGATCGTACCAGCAAATGCTTGTGGTAGTAGTGCCTTACTGAGTTTAAGCCAAAAACAATGCCAAATAATTACAGTAGAAGAAAATAAAACTCTTATAAAAGTTCCTCCCCAACCGTTGGGGATCAAATCTATACAGGTAAACTCATATTTAGAAGCAGTAGGTGTATTAGTAGCACACAAAGCAGGTATTAATCCCGACGCTCTGCGTCCCAAATTATTACCTTTGCAGCCAGTAATTAAAAGTTAG
- a CDS encoding CPBP family intramembrane glutamic endopeptidase has product MIEQQKQKPEIPYLTRIQVLGAMGATAIILLIVAKLSLYLGNFSIFSWDLNQRELLLGVGLGFVITALSGVAYRVWTAYRKSADYYLEVVLRPLALPDLIWLGLLPGLSEELLFRGVMLPALGLDHLAVIVSSLCFGILHLSGSQQWPYVIWATIVGMIFAYSALLTGNLLVPIVAHIITNWISSYFWKMSQLR; this is encoded by the coding sequence GTGATTGAACAACAAAAGCAAAAGCCAGAAATTCCATACCTGACGCGCATCCAAGTACTTGGGGCGATGGGAGCGACTGCAATTATTTTGTTGATAGTCGCTAAACTCTCGTTATACCTTGGCAACTTTTCCATATTTTCTTGGGACTTGAACCAAAGAGAGTTGCTGTTGGGTGTAGGGTTAGGATTTGTCATCACCGCATTAAGTGGCGTAGCTTATCGCGTTTGGACTGCCTATCGTAAAAGTGCAGATTATTATCTAGAAGTGGTATTAAGACCCTTAGCGTTACCAGACTTAATTTGGCTGGGGTTGCTACCGGGATTGAGTGAAGAATTATTATTTAGAGGTGTAATGCTGCCTGCTTTAGGCTTAGATCATCTGGCTGTCATTGTATCTAGTCTTTGCTTTGGCATCTTGCATCTTAGTGGTTCCCAACAATGGCCTTATGTAATTTGGGCAACAATTGTCGGGATGATATTCGCCTATAGTGCCCTGCTCACCGGCAACTTATTAGTGCCGATTGTTGCTCACATTATTACCAATTGGATTTCTAGCTATTTCTGGAAAATGTCGCAATTACGGTAA
- a CDS encoding GAF domain-containing protein, whose amino-acid sequence MNQSFSQNQARRNREQRLWQQKWSLKTKAIVWALSISILPVVAIGTATYYYGINLITKQIPQVRQESAASSTETELALQRQLSLLLTGMGVTAILTGAIAVFVTNRAISRVSKAAAISNSIKNKLRPDSEFTQYFIANEDELVMLERNINLFTELLSVLVKEKETEADYSQLLRKVTRWVRESFNEEDVLKITSEEIRKALSIDRVSIFCFNSGCNGTFIAESVAPGLPRVLGVTVPEPGFEAGYIEKYQSGSIRAIDNIYQADLSDNDIELLEQFAVKSNLVAPILKGKQLFGLLIAHQCSRIRFWQQSEIDLFAQIAIQVGFALDYTKLLEQVDTKADKAQVFIEITRSIRQSLNEEDVIKTTVEEVRKALSTDRVLVYSFNANWSGTVIAESVVPGYPKVLRSEIQDPCFAQDYVEKYQSGRVQATNNIYEAGLLDCHINLLESFGVKANLVAPILKDEQLFGLLIAHQCSRPRDWQQSEIDLCAQIAMEVGFALDHARLVQRIEAESVQSQLLADTIGSIRQSLNEEDVLKTTVEEVRKVLSTDRVMVYSFNANYSGTVIAESVVLTYPKVLRSEIQDLYFGQGYVEDYQSGRVLAINNIYEANLADYQINLLESFAVKANLVAPILKDEQLFGLLIAHQCSKPRDWQQSEIDLFGQIAMQVGFALDHARLLQRIEAESRRSQLLVDITRSIRQSLNEEDVIKTTVEEVRKALSVDRVLVYSFYANWFGIIIAESVVPGYPKVLRSKIYDPCFTENYIEKYQSGRVLATNNIYEAGLADCHINLLESFGVKANLVAPIIKDDQLFGLLIAHQCSGPRDWQQPEIDLFTQIAMQVGFTLDHARLLQAYQATEANSAV is encoded by the coding sequence ATGAATCAGTCTTTTTCTCAAAACCAAGCAAGACGAAATCGTGAACAAAGGCTGTGGCAACAAAAATGGAGTTTAAAAACTAAAGCGATTGTTTGGGCACTAAGCATTAGTATCCTTCCTGTGGTTGCAATTGGAACAGCTACTTACTACTACGGTATTAATTTAATTACCAAACAAATTCCGCAAGTAAGACAAGAGAGTGCAGCAAGTTCAACAGAAACTGAACTAGCTCTACAAAGACAATTGTCACTCTTGTTAACTGGTATGGGAGTAACAGCAATTTTAACAGGTGCGATCGCTGTTTTTGTCACTAATCGAGCTATTAGTCGAGTCAGTAAAGCTGCGGCAATTTCTAATAGCATCAAAAACAAGCTGCGTCCAGACAGTGAGTTTACTCAATATTTCATCGCTAACGAAGATGAATTAGTGATGTTAGAGAGAAACATAAACTTATTCACAGAGTTGCTTTCAGTTCTGGTAAAGGAAAAAGAAACCGAAGCTGATTACTCCCAACTATTGAGGAAAGTTACGCGATGGGTTCGAGAATCATTCAATGAGGAAGATGTTCTAAAAATTACCTCAGAAGAAATTCGTAAAGCTTTAAGCATTGACCGTGTAAGCATTTTTTGCTTCAACTCTGGTTGTAATGGAACCTTTATCGCTGAGTCAGTAGCACCTGGTTTACCAAGAGTATTAGGGGTTACAGTCCCTGAGCCTGGGTTCGAGGCAGGGTATATAGAAAAATACCAGAGTGGTTCCATCCGTGCTATTGATAATATCTATCAAGCCGATCTCAGTGATAATGATATTGAGTTGCTAGAGCAATTTGCTGTCAAATCTAATTTAGTAGCTCCTATTCTCAAAGGTAAACAGCTATTCGGTTTATTGATTGCACATCAGTGTTCTAGAATTCGCTTTTGGCAGCAGTCTGAGATTGATTTGTTCGCTCAGATAGCGATACAAGTAGGATTCGCCCTTGACTACACCAAACTTCTAGAACAGGTTGATACGAAGGCAGATAAAGCTCAGGTATTTATCGAAATTACCCGCAGCATTCGCCAATCACTGAACGAAGAGGATGTTATTAAAACAACCGTGGAAGAGGTTCGTAAAGCACTGAGTACTGACCGCGTGCTGGTTTATAGCTTTAACGCTAATTGGTCTGGAACAGTGATTGCAGAATCAGTGGTTCCAGGTTATCCCAAAGTTTTGCGGTCTGAAATCCAAGACCCATGTTTCGCTCAGGACTATGTAGAAAAGTATCAGTCTGGTCGCGTTCAAGCTACGAATAACATTTATGAAGCCGGTTTGCTTGATTGTCATATCAACCTGCTGGAATCCTTTGGTGTGAAAGCAAATTTGGTCGCACCCATTCTCAAAGATGAACAGTTGTTTGGCTTATTAATTGCACATCAATGCTCCAGACCCCGTGATTGGCAACAGTCTGAGATTGATTTATGTGCCCAAATAGCGATGGAAGTGGGATTTGCTCTCGACCATGCAAGACTCGTGCAACGAATCGAGGCTGAGAGTGTGCAAAGTCAGTTGCTGGCGGATACTATCGGCAGCATTCGCCAATCACTCAATGAAGAGGATGTCCTAAAAACCACTGTAGAAGAGGTTCGGAAAGTACTAAGTACTGACCGAGTGATGGTTTATAGCTTTAATGCTAATTACTCTGGAACTGTGATTGCCGAATCAGTTGTTCTCACATATCCAAAAGTTCTGCGATCTGAAATCCAAGACTTATATTTTGGTCAAGGCTATGTAGAAGATTATCAGTCTGGTCGCGTTTTAGCAATAAACAACATTTATGAAGCCAATTTGGCTGATTATCAAATTAACCTACTTGAATCCTTTGCTGTCAAAGCAAATTTGGTAGCCCCCATTCTTAAAGATGAACAGCTATTTGGTTTATTAATTGCACATCAGTGTTCCAAACCTCGTGATTGGCAACAATCTGAGATTGATTTATTTGGCCAAATAGCGATGCAAGTGGGATTTGCTCTCGACCATGCCAGACTCTTGCAACGAATCGAAGCTGAAAGTAGGCGCAGTCAATTACTGGTGGATATTACCCGCAGCATTCGCCAATCTCTTAACGAAGAGGATGTCATCAAAACCACAGTGGAAGAGGTTCGCAAAGCATTGAGTGTTGACCGAGTATTAGTTTATAGCTTTTACGCTAATTGGTTCGGAATTATAATTGCTGAATCAGTAGTTCCAGGTTATCCCAAAGTTTTGCGGTCTAAAATTTACGATCCTTGTTTCACTGAAAACTATATAGAAAAGTACCAGTCTGGTCGTGTTCTAGCAACAAACAACATTTACGAGGCCGGTTTGGCTGATTGTCACATTAACCTGCTTGAATCCTTCGGTGTAAAAGCAAATTTAGTAGCACCCATTATCAAAGATGACCAGCTATTTGGCTTGTTAATTGCACATCAGTGTTCTGGCCCCCGTGATTGGCAACAGCCTGAGATTGATTTATTTACCCAGATAGCGATGCAAGTAGGATTTACTCTCGATCATGCTAGGCTCCTACAAGCGTATCAAGCTACTGAAGCGAACTCTGCTGTATAG
- the purN gene encoding phosphoribosylglycinamide formyltransferase produces the protein MTFRPDSTLSLVSPSISDVCRQVAPLKLGIMASGNGSNFDVVAQAIQDGQLNAQIQVLIYNNPSAKAAVRAANRGVEAVLLNHRNYKNREDFDDQIVQTLQHYDVEWVILAGWMRLLTSVFIDAFPDKIINIHPSLLPSFKGIHAVEQALASGVKITGCTAHIACLEMDSGPILIQAAVPVLPNDTAETLHARIQIQEHRILPLAIALAASSSKTTLSPIHLG, from the coding sequence ATGACCTTCCGCCCTGATTCTACCCTGAGCTTGGTTTCCCCCAGCATTAGCGATGTCTGCCGACAAGTCGCCCCTTTAAAACTGGGAATTATGGCTTCTGGGAATGGCAGCAATTTTGATGTAGTTGCCCAAGCTATCCAAGATGGGCAGCTAAATGCCCAAATTCAAGTTTTAATTTACAATAACCCCTCAGCAAAAGCAGCCGTAAGAGCAGCTAATCGAGGTGTAGAAGCTGTTTTATTGAATCACCGCAACTATAAAAATCGAGAAGATTTTGATGATCAAATTGTGCAGACATTGCAGCACTACGATGTGGAATGGGTAATTTTGGCAGGTTGGATGCGATTGTTAACATCAGTTTTCATTGATGCCTTTCCTGATAAAATTATCAATATCCATCCTAGTTTGTTACCTAGTTTCAAGGGAATCCATGCTGTAGAACAAGCCTTAGCATCTGGGGTAAAAATCACTGGTTGTACAGCGCATATAGCTTGTTTAGAAATGGACAGTGGCCCAATATTAATCCAAGCCGCAGTACCAGTATTGCCGAATGATACAGCAGAAACGCTCCACGCTAGGATTCAAATACAAGAACATCGAATTTTACCATTAGCGATCGCTCTAGCAGCTTCTTCGTCAAAAACTACACTCAGCCCAATACACTTGGGTTAA